In the Sus scrofa isolate TJ Tabasco breed Duroc chromosome 6, Sscrofa11.1, whole genome shotgun sequence genome, one interval contains:
- the APOE gene encoding apolipoprotein E precursor (The RefSeq protein has 6 substitutions compared to this genomic sequence) — translation MRVLWVALVVTLLAGCRTEDEPGPPPEVHVWWEESKWQGSQPWEQALGRFWDYLRWVQSLSDQVQEELLSTKVTQELTELIEESMKEVKAYREELEAQLGPVTQETQARLSKELQAAQARVGADMEDVRNRLVLYRSEVHNMLGQTTEELRSRLASHLRNVRKRLVRDTEDLQKRLAVYQAGLREGAERSVSALRERLGPLVEQGRLRAATLSTRAGQPLRERAEAWGQKLRGRLEEMGSRTRDRLDEMRDELEEVRTKVEEQGSQLRLQAEAFQARLKGWFEPLVEDMRRQWAGLVERMQSAVSISSSTSAPSDNQ, via the exons ATGAGGGTTCTGTGGGTTGCTTTGGTGGTAACCCTCCTCGCAG GATGCCGGACAGAGGACGAGCCGGGGCCGCCGCCGGAGGTGCACGTGTGGTGGGAGGAGCCCAAGTGGCAGGGCAGCCAGCCCTGGGAGCAGGCCCTGGGCCGCTTCTGGGATTACCTGCGCTGGGTGCAGTCCCTGTCTGACCAAGTGCAGGAGGAGCTGCTCAGCACCAAGGTCACCCAGGAACTGAC GGAGCTGATAGAGGAGAGCATGAAGGAGGTGAAGGCCTACCGCGAGGAGCTGGAGGCGCAGCTGGGCCCCGTGACCCAGGAGACGCAGGCGCGCCTGTCCAAGGAGCTGCAGGCGGCGCAGGCCCGCGTGGGCGCCGACATGGAGGACGTGCGCAACCGCTTGGTGCTCTACCGCAGCGAGGTGCACAACATGTTGGGCCAGACCACCGAGGAGCTGCGGAGCCGCCTGGCTTCCCACCTGCGCAAGCTGCGCAAGCGGCTGCTCCGCGACACCGAGGACCTGCAGAAGCGCCTGGCCGTGTACCAGGCGGGGCTGCGCGAGGGCGCCGAGCGCAGCGTGAGCGCCCTCCGCGAGCGCCTCGGGCCCCTGGTGGAGCAGGGCCGATTGCGCGCCGCCACCCTGAGTACCAGGGCCGGCCAGCCGCTGCGCGAGCGCGCCGAAGCCTGGGGCCAGAAGCTGCGCGGACGGCTGGAGGAGATGGGCAGCCGGACCCGCGACCGCCTGGATGAGATGCGTGAGCAGCTGGAGGAGGTGCGCACCAAAGTGGAGGAGCAGGGCAGCCAGTTGCGCCTGCAGGCCGAGGCCTTCCAGGCCCGCCTCAAAGGCTGGTTCGAGCCTCTGGTGGAAGACATGCGGCGCCAGTGGGCCGGGCTGGTGGAGAGGATGCAGTCGGCCGTGAGCATCAGCTCCTCCACCTCTGCGCCCAGTGATAATCAGTGA